The Brachyspira sp. SAP_772 genome includes the window TACATACGCATACAAGCCATAGAAGACCTAGAACCGCTTGCACAATAAACTATATATTCTTTATCTTTATCTAGTTTAGACATTTTGTTATTAAAATTGCTATCATCTAAAGCTATATTTACACTGTTTTTTATGTATCCGCTATATTGCACTTCCTGATAACTTCTCACATCAATTAAACCTATATTTTTATTATTTTTATATAATTCTATAGCTTCACTAAGTTTTATGTTTTTATATTTACCTTTACTCATGATAGCAAATATTATTTTCTTCACAAAAGTTATTATTATAAAAACTGCTATTAATAATATAATTAATGATAATGTATTGCTCATTTTTAATATACCCTATATATGTATACTTAATTATATAAAAAATATAAAAAAATTC containing:
- a CDS encoding rhodanese-like domain-containing protein, giving the protein MSNTLSLIILLIAVFIIITFVKKIIFAIMSKGKYKNIKLSEAIELYKNNKNIGLIDVRSYQEVQYSGYIKNSVNIALDDSNFNNKMSKLDKDKEYIVYCASGSRSSMACMRMYKLGFTKINNLTYAGYYALNNALKK